One genomic window of Arvicanthis niloticus isolate mArvNil1 chromosome 24, mArvNil1.pat.X, whole genome shotgun sequence includes the following:
- the Tbl2 gene encoding transducin beta-like protein 2 — MELPQMPELMGLSLLVGLLALVATAAVARGWLRAEEKPSQPVCQKENESKKSGSKKQKQNQRVRKEKPQQHNFTHPLLAAALKSHSGNISCMDFSSNGKYLATCADDRTVRIWSTKDFLQREHRSMRANVELDHATLVRFSPDCRAFVVWLANGDTLRVFKMTKKEDGGFAFTATPEDFPKKHKAPIINIGIADTGKFIMTASSDTTVLIWNLKGQVLSTINTNQMNNSHAVISPCSRFVGSCGFTPDVKVWEVCFGKKGEFQEVLRAFELKGHSASVHSFAFSNDSRRMASVSKDGTWKLWDTDVEYKKQQDPYLLRTGRFEEASTMACRLALSPDTHVLALATGTNIHLFNTRRGEKEEYFEGVHGECIADLTFDITGRFLASCGDRAVRLFHNTPGHRAVVEEMQGLLKRASSESTRQRLQQQLTQAQEALKSLGALKK, encoded by the exons ATGGAGCTGCCGCAGATGCCGGAGCTGATGGGGCTGTCCCTCCTAGTGGGGCTGCTGGCCCTGGTGGCCACGGCGGCTGTGGCTCGGGGCTGGCTGCGGGCCGAGGAGAAGCCCAGCCAGCCGGTCT GTCAGAAAGAAAACGAATCCAAGAAGTCAGGATccaagaagcagaaacagaatcaGCGGGTTCGTAAAGAGAAGCCTCAGCAGCACAACTTCACGCACCCACTTCTGGCCGCAGCACTGAAG AGCCACAGTGGAAATATATCTTGCATGGACTTCAGTAGCAACGGCAAGTATCTGGCTACCTGTGCAGATGACCGCACTGTCCGTATCTGGAGCACCAAAGATTTCCTTCAGCGGGAACACCGCAGCATGAGAGCCAATGTGGAGCTGGACCATGCCACCTTGGTGCGCTTCAGCCCTGACTGCAG AGCCTTTGTTGTTTGGCTGGCCAACGGGGACACTCTCCGTGTTTTTAAGATGACCAAGAAAGAAGATGGGGGCTTTGCGTTCACAGCCACCCCAGAGGATTTCCCTAAAAAACACAAGGCACCCATTATCAACATCGGCATTGCTGACACAG GGAAGTTCATCATGACCGCTTCCAGTGACACGACTGTCCTCATATGGAATCTGAAAGGGCAGGTGCTGTCCACAATCAACACCAACCAGATGAACAATAGTCACGCTGTTATCTCCCCATGTAGCAG GTTTGTGGGTTCATGTGGCTTCACCCCAGATGTGAAGGTCTGGGAGGTCTGCTTCGGGAAGAAAGGAGAGTTCCAGGAGGTGCTACGAGCCTTTGAACTGAAGGGTCACTCTGCATCTGTCCACTCTTTCGCTTTCTCCAATGACTCTCGTAG GATGGCCTCTGTCTCCAAGGATGGCACATGGAAGCTATGGGACACGGATGTGGAATACAAGAAGCAGCAGGACCCCTATTTGCTACGGACAGGCCGCTTTGAAGAGGCAAGCACCATGGCTTGCCGCCTGGCACTCTCCCCTGACACCCATGTCCTGGCTTTGGCCACTggtaccaatattcatctcttCAACACGCGACGCGGGGAGAAGGAGGAATACTTCGAGGGTGTCCATGGGGAGTGTATTGCTGACTTGACTTTTGACATCACTGGCCGCTTCCTGGCCTCCTGTGGGGACCGTGCAGTGCGGCTCTTCCACAACACCCCTGGCCACCGGGCTGTAGTGGAGGAGATGCAGGGCCTCCTGAAGCGGGCATCCAGTGAAAGCACCCGCCAGAGGCTGCAACAACAGCTGACCCAGGCCCAAGAGGCCCTAAAGAGCCTGGGTGCCCTGAAGAAGTGA